A single window of Streptomyces aquilus DNA harbors:
- a CDS encoding ABC transporter permease: MSAVMEAAPTATQTPSRNSWAAVFALARFEARRLLTTIPVLLGFLVYAAWTVWRAQDYADGYPALQDADRATQGGPLLVGLAVLLAVNQAVLRSLRRDTERHFTVLVMSRAHRTAAHLLSVVPAALLTAVCVAGQFGWQALKPGALGHGSPGELLVGPLTVLAFGATGVLIARVIRTAFTAPLVVVFFLFLFLLSTGAGVDEGWTRWLTPVIGVASSNTLPSDLIGRPAAWHALYLAALGLTVALLAVLFGGGLRARSVQAGFVGALALTVLGAVAQGQGVSSEVTAARERATLHPEQVQTCVERDGSRYCAFPEWRGRTADWARTVAEVQSLAGGTAHDQSLLVRQRLDARYGLDGDSALDPATTPYQVTVGTAWGGNRVPEFSAAVAGVLVTGDEKTAGELCDGRMVTVMWLALAGQSDPIGSLKNVRLDDSVSGSAIVLSQTNPLSMTAGQTTVVRTLLEQPRDEVAAKVKQNWAELVSPKVTTARVAELLGVKTKVGADKCD; the protein is encoded by the coding sequence ATGAGCGCGGTCATGGAGGCGGCCCCGACCGCCACACAGACGCCATCGCGGAACTCCTGGGCGGCCGTGTTCGCCCTGGCCCGCTTCGAGGCGCGCAGGCTCCTCACGACCATCCCGGTGCTCCTCGGCTTCCTCGTCTACGCGGCCTGGACCGTCTGGCGCGCCCAGGACTACGCGGACGGCTACCCGGCCCTCCAGGACGCCGACCGCGCCACCCAGGGAGGCCCGCTCCTCGTCGGCCTCGCGGTACTGCTGGCCGTGAACCAGGCCGTACTGAGATCCCTCCGCCGCGACACCGAACGGCACTTCACCGTGCTGGTGATGAGCAGGGCACACCGGACGGCCGCACATCTGCTCTCCGTGGTCCCCGCCGCCCTGCTCACCGCGGTGTGCGTGGCCGGACAGTTCGGCTGGCAGGCGCTCAAGCCGGGCGCGCTCGGACACGGTTCGCCGGGCGAGCTGCTGGTCGGGCCGCTGACGGTGCTGGCGTTCGGGGCGACCGGGGTGCTGATCGCCCGCGTGATCAGAACGGCCTTCACGGCACCGCTGGTCGTGGTCTTCTTCCTGTTCCTCTTCCTGCTCAGCACCGGCGCCGGCGTCGACGAGGGCTGGACGCGCTGGCTGACCCCGGTCATAGGCGTCGCCAGCAGCAACACCCTGCCCTCCGACCTGATCGGCCGCCCCGCCGCCTGGCACGCGCTCTATCTCGCCGCGCTCGGTCTGACGGTGGCGCTGCTCGCGGTGCTGTTCGGCGGCGGGCTGCGCGCGCGGTCCGTGCAGGCCGGGTTCGTCGGAGCGCTGGCGCTGACGGTCCTTGGCGCGGTCGCGCAGGGCCAGGGCGTGTCCTCCGAGGTGACGGCGGCGCGGGAGCGGGCCACGCTCCACCCCGAGCAGGTGCAGACGTGCGTGGAGCGGGACGGGTCGCGCTACTGCGCCTTCCCCGAGTGGCGGGGCCGGACCGCGGACTGGGCACGGACCGTGGCCGAGGTCCAGTCCCTCGCCGGCGGCACCGCCCACGACCAGAGCCTCCTCGTCCGACAGCGGCTCGACGCGCGCTACGGCCTCGACGGGGACTCCGCCCTCGACCCCGCGACGACTCCGTACCAGGTGACAGTGGGCACCGCCTGGGGCGGCAACCGCGTTCCGGAGTTCTCGGCCGCCGTCGCGGGGGTGCTGGTCACCGGCGACGAGAAGACGGCCGGTGAGCTGTGCGACGGCCGCATGGTCACCGTCATGTGGCTGGCCCTGGCCGGCCAGTCCGACCCGATCGGCAGCCTCAAGAACGTCCGCCTCGACGACAGCGTGAGCGGCTCGGCGATCGTCCTGTCCCAGACGAACCCGCTGTCGATGACGGCCGGTCAGACGACGGTCGTCCGCACGCTGCTGGAGCAGCCGCGGGACGAGGTGGCGGCGAAGGTGAAGCAGAACTGGGCCGAGCTGGTGTCCCCGAAGGTGACGACGGCTCGGGTGGCGGAGCTGCTGGGGGTCAAGACGAAGGTGGGGGCGGACAAGTGCGACTGA
- a CDS encoding ABC transporter ATP-binding protein, with translation MTPTVSAEGLSLHYGGTRALDDVSLRLTRGVTGLLGPNGAGKTTLLRVLATAVPADRGAFTVLGNDPGTARGRQEVRRRLGYLPQTPGFHPDFTAFEFVDYVAILKELTDRGARHREVRRVLDEVDLGDVRGKRIKKLSGGMRQRVALAAALVGDPGFLVLDEPTVGLDPEQRMRFRELIARAGEGRTVLLSTHQTEDVAMLCHRVVVMAGGRIRFDGTPAELTAVAAGRVWNSTDRDPGAKAGWRTGTGSFRNVGHPPAGADLTDPTLEDGYLLTLDDAGVEVAAA, from the coding sequence ATGACACCCACCGTCTCCGCCGAGGGGCTCAGCCTCCATTACGGCGGCACCCGCGCCCTCGACGATGTGTCGCTGCGGCTGACCCGAGGCGTCACCGGGCTGCTCGGCCCCAACGGGGCGGGAAAGACCACCCTGTTGCGGGTGCTGGCCACGGCCGTCCCCGCCGACCGCGGCGCCTTCACGGTCCTCGGGAACGACCCGGGCACCGCGCGCGGCCGGCAGGAGGTGCGGCGCCGGCTCGGCTATCTGCCGCAGACCCCCGGCTTCCACCCGGACTTCACGGCCTTCGAGTTCGTCGACTACGTGGCGATCCTGAAGGAGCTCACCGACCGCGGCGCCCGCCATCGCGAAGTGCGGCGCGTGCTGGACGAGGTCGACCTGGGCGACGTCCGCGGCAAGCGCATCAAGAAGCTGTCCGGCGGCATGCGGCAGCGGGTGGCGCTGGCGGCGGCGCTCGTCGGCGACCCTGGCTTCCTCGTCCTCGACGAGCCGACGGTCGGCCTGGACCCCGAACAGCGCATGCGCTTCCGGGAGTTGATCGCCCGGGCGGGCGAGGGCCGGACCGTGCTCCTGTCCACCCACCAGACCGAGGACGTGGCGATGCTCTGCCACCGGGTCGTGGTGATGGCCGGCGGCCGGATCCGCTTCGACGGCACCCCGGCCGAGCTGACCGCGGTGGCCGCGGGGCGCGTGTGGAACAGCACGGACCGCGACCCGGGCGCGAAGGCGGGCTGGCGCACCGGCACCGGCTCCTTCCGCAACGTGGGCCACCCGCCCGCCGGCGCGGACCTCACCGACCCCACCCTGGAGGACGGCTACCTCCTCACTCTGGACGACGCGGGCGTGGAGGTGGCGGCGGCATGA
- a CDS encoding zf-HC2 domain-containing protein gives MTWHVDEQDLRAYARGELAPPMLWSADTHLMACADCRETLASVSDPVALDAGWERLDAELDVPRRGLLEGLLVRLGVADHVARLLTATPVLRRSWLAAVVFLLMTTVGVVYTADSPTLFLALAPLLPLAGVALSYGPALDPTYEMAVVSPVHGFRLLMIRTVAVLAAGLGLNGLATLALPSYGLRALAWLLPALALTATGLALTPRLGPVLAPSLVGGAWVALLVATDRAGDGPLVPFTAAGQGAAAAVAALAVGLLFLVRDRFDVFHRSAV, from the coding sequence ATGACATGGCATGTGGACGAACAGGACCTGCGGGCCTACGCCCGGGGCGAGTTGGCGCCGCCCATGCTCTGGTCCGCCGACACCCATCTGATGGCCTGCGCGGACTGCCGGGAGACACTCGCCTCGGTGAGCGACCCGGTGGCCCTCGACGCCGGCTGGGAGCGGCTCGACGCCGAACTCGACGTACCCCGCAGGGGGTTGCTGGAGGGGCTCCTCGTGCGGCTCGGCGTCGCCGACCATGTCGCCCGGCTGCTCACGGCGACACCCGTACTGCGCCGCTCATGGCTCGCGGCGGTGGTGTTCCTGCTGATGACGACCGTGGGCGTGGTCTACACGGCGGACTCGCCGACCCTCTTCCTCGCCCTCGCACCGCTGCTCCCGCTCGCCGGAGTCGCGCTCTCGTACGGCCCCGCGCTGGACCCGACGTACGAGATGGCGGTCGTCAGCCCGGTGCACGGCTTCCGGCTGCTGATGATCCGCACGGTGGCGGTGCTCGCCGCGGGCCTGGGTCTCAACGGCCTGGCGACCCTCGCGCTGCCCTCGTACGGCCTGCGGGCGCTGGCCTGGCTGCTGCCAGCGCTGGCCCTGACCGCGACCGGACTCGCGCTCACCCCGCGGCTGGGGCCGGTGCTCGCGCCGTCGCTGGTCGGCGGCGCGTGGGTCGCCCTGCTCGTCGCCACCGACCGGGCCGGGGACGGCCCGCTCGTGCCGTTCACCGCGGCCGGCCAGGGCGCCGCCGCGGCGGTCGCCGCCCTCGCGGTCGGCCTGCTCTTCCTCGTACGTGACCGTTTCGACGTCTTCCACAGGAGTGCCGTATGA
- a CDS encoding RNA polymerase sigma factor, with protein sequence MSETRSDGELLRAAADGDRRAFEELYRRFAPWLTARLRGRCADAGIVDDVVQETFLAIWRGKARYREDGDVAGWLWRIGSRRLVDALRGDGARGRLRQALARLRHRDEASAEERVLAGVEHGDLAGALVRLSPELRAVLQATVIDGLTTREAAVVLGIPPGTVKTRASRARKQLREALA encoded by the coding sequence GTGAGCGAGACGAGAAGCGACGGCGAGCTGCTGCGGGCCGCGGCAGACGGGGACCGGCGCGCCTTCGAGGAGCTGTACCGGCGGTTCGCGCCCTGGCTGACCGCGCGACTGCGGGGCCGGTGCGCCGACGCCGGGATAGTCGACGACGTCGTGCAAGAGACGTTCCTCGCGATCTGGCGCGGCAAGGCCCGCTATAGGGAGGACGGCGACGTGGCCGGGTGGCTGTGGCGGATCGGCTCGCGGCGGCTGGTCGACGCGCTGCGCGGTGACGGGGCGCGGGGGCGGCTGCGGCAGGCACTGGCCAGGCTGCGGCACCGGGACGAGGCGTCCGCGGAGGAACGCGTGCTCGCGGGGGTGGAGCACGGAGACCTCGCGGGCGCCCTGGTCCGGCTCTCACCCGAACTCCGCGCGGTCCTCCAGGCGACGGTCATCGACGGACTGACCACCCGTGAAGCCGCCGTCGTCCTGGGGATTCCGCCGGGGACGGTCAAGACGCGGGCCTCGCGCGCCCGCAAGCAACTGCGGGAGGCGCTGGCATGA
- a CDS encoding GntR family transcriptional regulator → MLEYRIDRHSGVATYVQIVQQTKQALRLGHLEPGDKLPTAREVVEATAINPNTVLKAYRELEREGLVEARRGLGTFVRRGLGAAPADSPLHAELDGWTAKARVAGLDRDDVAALFTAVLDKHFPTQFPAQTAAPQHSQGDPS, encoded by the coding sequence GTGCTCGAGTACCGCATCGACCGGCACTCCGGGGTCGCCACATACGTCCAGATCGTCCAGCAGACCAAGCAGGCCCTCCGACTGGGCCACCTGGAGCCGGGCGACAAGCTGCCCACGGCTCGCGAGGTAGTGGAGGCCACCGCCATCAACCCCAACACCGTTCTCAAGGCCTATCGCGAGCTGGAGCGCGAGGGACTGGTCGAGGCCCGCCGCGGACTCGGCACCTTCGTGCGCCGCGGTCTCGGCGCCGCCCCGGCCGACTCGCCGCTCCACGCCGAGCTGGACGGCTGGACGGCCAAGGCCCGCGTGGCCGGCCTGGACCGGGACGACGTGGCCGCCCTCTTCACCGCCGTACTCGACAAGCACTTCCCGACGCAGTTCCCCGCACAGACCGCCGCGCCCCAGCACAGCCAGGGAGACCCTTCATGA
- a CDS encoding ABC transporter ATP-binding protein encodes MTDTALEAAALGKRFGRLRRSAGWALRDCSFALPAGRVCAVVGPNGAGKSTLLALAAGLLAPTEGTLTVLGAPAGQARARVGFVAQDKPLYPQLTVAETLRMGGDLNPGHWDARAAERIAADGDLDPKARIRSLSGGQRTRVALALALGKRPELLLLDEPMADLDPLARHELMGVLMSQAAQHGTTIAMSSHVVAELEDSCDHLLLIGGGRVRLAGEIDEILETHARVSAAADTDLAPHTVVESRTTGRRLTALIRPAAPLPADWRTGTPSLEELVLSYLRNPEAKATATATPAKSPEESVA; translated from the coding sequence ATGACCGACACCGCCCTTGAGGCAGCCGCGCTGGGCAAGCGTTTCGGGCGGCTGCGGCGGAGCGCCGGATGGGCCCTGCGGGACTGCTCCTTCGCGCTGCCCGCCGGACGCGTGTGCGCCGTCGTCGGCCCCAACGGCGCGGGCAAGTCCACCCTGCTGGCCCTCGCCGCGGGCCTGCTGGCCCCGACCGAGGGCACGCTCACCGTGCTCGGGGCGCCCGCCGGCCAGGCCCGCGCGCGGGTGGGCTTCGTCGCACAGGACAAGCCGCTCTACCCCCAGCTCACCGTCGCCGAGACGCTCCGCATGGGCGGCGACCTCAACCCCGGCCACTGGGACGCGCGCGCCGCCGAGCGGATCGCGGCCGACGGCGACCTCGACCCGAAGGCCCGTATCCGCTCCCTGTCCGGCGGTCAGCGCACCCGGGTCGCGCTCGCCCTCGCCCTCGGCAAGCGGCCCGAACTGCTACTCCTGGACGAGCCGATGGCCGACCTCGACCCGCTGGCCCGGCACGAGCTGATGGGCGTCCTGATGTCCCAGGCGGCCCAGCACGGCACCACGATCGCCATGTCCTCGCACGTCGTGGCGGAGCTGGAGGACTCGTGCGACCACCTGCTGCTGATCGGCGGCGGACGGGTCCGGCTCGCCGGGGAGATCGACGAGATCCTGGAGACGCACGCGCGTGTGTCGGCCGCCGCCGACACCGACCTCGCCCCGCACACCGTCGTCGAGTCCCGCACCACGGGCCGCCGGCTCACCGCCCTGATCCGCCCGGCCGCCCCGCTCCCCGCCGACTGGCGCACCGGCACGCCGTCCCTGGAGGAGCTGGTCCTGTCCTACCTGCGCAACCCCGAGGCGAAGGCGACGGCGACGGCCACCCCGGCGAAGTCCCCCGAGGAGTCCGTCGCATGA
- a CDS encoding TMEM14 family protein, with product MTTLTPPAAGTPHLTRWLIRLHRPALLFWTAVVVTVSGVLLWLGGPLADASAAAWRAYNACRTATCAYDQAAILHYKDVYTYTTYAVLAAPFLVAAWAGAALTGREVETGTARLAWTQSTSPLRWFASRLALPAAVVTAGTGLLVLLHHLAWSAGKGRIDSLKSWYDLPTFYANGPVVVALALAGLVAGALAGLLRRGSLPALVAGLGFTGLLWYGVQLAIPHLWTTSTAVVGLRRFAPAGGGLGVDEGIVTATGAHVSNPTCANSENVECLAFYDKFDAVGWYRDYHPASHYWPLQLTATALVLALTALLTLLAFRLLHRETGLRKGRSA from the coding sequence ATGACCACCCTCACCCCGCCGGCCGCGGGCACCCCGCACCTCACCCGCTGGCTGATCCGCCTGCACCGCCCGGCCCTGCTGTTCTGGACGGCCGTGGTCGTCACCGTCTCCGGCGTCCTGCTGTGGCTGGGCGGTCCGCTCGCCGACGCGTCCGCGGCGGCCTGGCGGGCCTACAACGCCTGCCGGACGGCGACCTGCGCATACGACCAGGCCGCGATCCTCCACTACAAGGACGTCTACACGTACACGACCTATGCCGTCCTCGCCGCGCCCTTCCTGGTCGCCGCCTGGGCCGGCGCCGCCCTCACCGGCCGCGAGGTGGAGACCGGCACCGCGCGGCTGGCGTGGACGCAGAGCACCTCCCCGCTGCGCTGGTTCGCCTCCCGGCTGGCGCTCCCGGCGGCCGTGGTCACCGCGGGGACCGGCCTGCTGGTCCTGCTGCACCACCTGGCGTGGTCGGCGGGCAAGGGCCGCATCGACAGCCTCAAGAGCTGGTACGACCTGCCGACCTTCTACGCCAACGGCCCGGTCGTCGTCGCCCTGGCCCTGGCCGGTCTGGTCGCGGGCGCCCTCGCGGGCCTGCTCCGGCGCGGTTCCCTGCCGGCCCTGGTCGCGGGCCTGGGCTTCACCGGCCTGCTCTGGTACGGCGTCCAGCTGGCCATACCCCACCTGTGGACCACGTCCACCGCCGTGGTCGGCCTGCGCCGCTTCGCCCCGGCCGGCGGCGGCCTCGGCGTCGACGAGGGCATCGTGACCGCCACCGGCGCCCACGTCTCCAACCCGACCTGCGCCAACTCCGAGAACGTCGAATGCCTCGCGTTCTACGACAAGTTCGACGCCGTCGGCTGGTACCGCGACTACCACCCCGCCTCCCACTACTGGCCCCTCCAGCTCACCGCGACCGCCCTGGTCCTCGCCCTCACCGCCCTGCTGACCCTGCTGGCCTTCCGGCTGCTGCACCGGGAGACCGGCCTCCGCAAAGGCAGGTCCGCATGA
- a CDS encoding RNA degradosome polyphosphate kinase → MKPAVPEPSPPSGGSAGNGDLRLAAALPPALSDAPVSPMARNNGSMSQPNAQASAQVQHAQPSVGSIAAHRPHTVAAVVSDLEPDIDADLDAYEEAPYDGVELPQGRFLDRERSWLAFNERVLELAEDPNTPLLERANFLAIFASNLDEFFMVRVAGLKRRIATGVATRSASGLQPREVLEMIWARSRELMARHAACYHEDVAPALAEEGIHLVRWNELQEKEQARLFTLFRHQIFPVLTPLAVDPAHPFPYISGLSLNLAVVVRNPVTGHRHFARVKVPPLLSRFLESSPGRYVPIEDVIAAHLEELFPGMEVLEHHAFRLTRNEDLEVEEDDAENLLQALEKELMRRRFGPPVRLEVEESIDREVLDLLVRELKISEAEVYPLPGPLDLTGLFRIASLDRPELKYKKFIAGVHRDLAEVESASAPDIFAALRARDVLLHHPYDSFSTSVQAFLQQAADDPDVLAIKQTLYRTSGDSPIVDALIDAAEAGKQVLVLVEIKARFDEHANIKWARKLEEAGCHVVYGLVGLKTHCKLSLVVRQEGDTLRRYSHVGTGNYHPKTARLYEDLGLLTADPQVGADLSDLFNRLSGYSRRETYRRLLVAPKSLRDGLISRVNKEVQHHRAGRPAFIRIKVNSMVDEALIDSLYRASQAGVPVDVWVRGICAIRPGVEGLSDNIRVRSILGRFLEHSRVFAFGNGGEPEVWIGSADMMHRNLDRRIEALVRVTDPAHRASLNRLLETGMSDTTSSWHLGPDGDWERHATDADGQPLRNIQEMLIDARRRRRGTATP, encoded by the coding sequence ATGAAGCCCGCCGTGCCAGAGCCTTCGCCGCCCTCCGGGGGGTCCGCGGGGAACGGGGACCTCCGCCTCGCCGCCGCGCTCCCGCCCGCGCTGTCCGACGCGCCCGTATCGCCCATGGCGCGGAACAATGGGTCCATGAGCCAGCCCAACGCCCAGGCGTCCGCACAGGTCCAGCACGCGCAGCCCTCCGTGGGCTCCATAGCCGCACACCGCCCGCACACCGTCGCGGCGGTCGTCTCGGATCTGGAACCCGACATCGACGCCGACCTCGACGCGTACGAGGAGGCCCCGTACGACGGCGTCGAGCTTCCGCAGGGTCGTTTCCTCGACCGGGAACGCAGCTGGCTCGCGTTCAACGAGCGCGTCCTGGAACTCGCCGAGGACCCGAACACCCCGCTGCTCGAACGGGCGAACTTCCTCGCCATCTTCGCCAGCAACCTGGACGAGTTCTTCATGGTCCGGGTGGCCGGACTCAAGCGCCGTATCGCCACCGGCGTCGCCACCCGTTCGGCCTCCGGTCTCCAGCCGCGCGAGGTGCTGGAGATGATCTGGGCCCGCTCCCGCGAGCTGATGGCCCGGCACGCCGCCTGCTACCACGAGGACGTCGCCCCCGCACTCGCGGAGGAGGGCATCCACCTGGTCCGCTGGAACGAGCTCCAGGAGAAGGAGCAGGCTCGCCTCTTCACCCTGTTCCGGCACCAGATCTTCCCGGTCCTGACCCCGCTGGCGGTCGACCCGGCGCACCCCTTCCCGTACATCTCGGGTCTCTCCCTGAACCTCGCGGTCGTCGTACGCAACCCCGTCACCGGCCACCGCCACTTCGCCCGCGTCAAGGTCCCGCCGCTGCTGTCCCGCTTCCTGGAGAGCTCCCCCGGCCGTTACGTCCCCATCGAGGACGTCATCGCGGCCCACCTGGAGGAGCTGTTCCCGGGCATGGAGGTGCTGGAGCACCACGCCTTCCGCCTCACCAGGAACGAGGACCTGGAGGTCGAGGAGGACGACGCCGAGAACCTGCTCCAGGCCCTGGAGAAGGAGCTCATGCGGCGCCGCTTCGGCCCGCCGGTGCGCCTGGAGGTCGAGGAGTCCATCGACCGCGAGGTGCTCGACCTGCTCGTGCGCGAGCTGAAGATCTCCGAGGCCGAGGTGTATCCCCTCCCCGGCCCCCTGGACCTCACCGGCCTCTTCCGCATCGCCTCGCTCGACCGCCCCGAGCTCAAGTACAAGAAGTTCATCGCCGGCGTCCACCGCGACCTGGCCGAGGTCGAGTCGGCGTCCGCGCCGGACATCTTCGCGGCCCTGCGCGCCCGCGACGTCCTCCTGCACCACCCGTACGACAGCTTCTCCACCTCCGTGCAGGCCTTCCTCCAGCAGGCGGCCGACGACCCGGACGTCCTCGCCATCAAGCAGACCCTGTACCGGACCTCGGGCGACTCCCCCATAGTCGACGCCCTCATCGACGCCGCCGAGGCCGGCAAGCAGGTCCTCGTCCTGGTCGAGATCAAGGCCCGCTTCGACGAGCACGCCAACATCAAGTGGGCGCGCAAGCTGGAGGAGGCGGGCTGCCATGTGGTGTACGGCCTCGTCGGTCTGAAGACCCACTGCAAGCTGTCCCTGGTGGTCCGTCAGGAGGGCGACACGCTCCGGCGGTACAGCCACGTCGGCACCGGCAACTACCACCCGAAGACGGCCCGCCTGTACGAAGACCTCGGCCTGCTCACCGCCGACCCCCAGGTCGGCGCGGACCTCTCCGACCTCTTCAACCGCCTCTCCGGCTACTCCCGCCGCGAGACGTACCGCCGCCTCCTGGTCGCCCCCAAGTCCCTGCGCGACGGCCTGATCTCCCGGGTGAACAAGGAGGTCCAGCACCACCGCGCGGGCCGCCCGGCGTTCATCCGCATCAAGGTCAACTCGATGGTCGACGAGGCGCTCATCGACTCGCTCTACCGGGCCTCCCAGGCGGGCGTGCCGGTCGACGTCTGGGTGCGCGGCATCTGCGCGATCCGCCCGGGCGTGGAAGGCCTGTCGGACAACATCAGGGTCCGCTCGATCCTCGGCCGCTTCCTCGAACACTCCCGGGTCTTCGCCTTCGGCAACGGCGGCGAGCCCGAGGTGTGGATCGGCAGCGCCGACATGATGCACCGCAATCTCGACCGCCGTATCGAGGCGCTGGTCCGGGTCACCGACCCGGCCCACCGCGCATCCCTCAACCGCCTTCTGGAAACGGGCATGTCCGACACCACCTCCTCCTGGCACCTGGGCCCGGACGGCGACTGGGAGCGGCACGCCACCGACGCGGACGGCCAGCCCCTGCGCAACATCCAGGAGATGCTCATAGACGCCCGGAGGCGCCGGCGTGGCACAGCAACACCTTGA
- a CDS encoding CHAD domain-containing protein yields MAQQHLEPTDATAGAATADALAGYLRAQATEFLRALRQHRENGGAAAGGSEASVDAARALRRSARRISASLHTFRPLLDPDWSERIRPELAWLSGTLALEHAYEARLERLLLALHRLSGAMLPVQSGGAAAASRAAGAAPAGAASGNPGTPTPDRGNLTVGAAKAGALLDRQLTLARTRAHSTALQALGSSRFHAVADNIAVLASEVPLSQTAATTPLLPLAAAAEDRLNDAVTALPLVTAGHPYNAEALVHGLSPDPSPHPQDAPWHQVRLLLRLHRYAREVLHNAEIVDVRLLAAGEALDRHRDASEAAAAAAQAARTPRIAPATAYALGVLHADQRHEVEAARFAFQRAWQKETVSTP; encoded by the coding sequence GTGGCACAGCAACACCTTGAACCGACGGACGCCACGGCCGGGGCGGCCACGGCGGACGCCCTCGCGGGCTACCTCCGCGCCCAGGCCACGGAGTTCCTCCGAGCCCTGCGCCAGCACCGCGAGAACGGCGGTGCGGCGGCGGGCGGCTCGGAGGCGTCCGTCGACGCGGCCCGGGCCCTGCGCCGCTCGGCCCGCCGCATCAGCGCCAGCCTCCACACCTTCCGCCCCCTCCTGGACCCGGACTGGTCGGAGCGCATCCGCCCCGAACTGGCCTGGCTGTCCGGCACGTTGGCGCTGGAACACGCGTACGAGGCAAGACTGGAACGCCTGTTGCTGGCCCTGCACAGGCTGTCGGGCGCGATGCTGCCGGTTCAGTCCGGCGGAGCCGCCGCGGCCAGTCGTGCCGCTGGGGCGGCACCAGCCGGCGCTGCGAGCGGAAACCCCGGTACGCCCACCCCGGACCGCGGCAACCTGACCGTGGGCGCGGCGAAGGCAGGCGCCCTCCTGGACCGCCAGCTCACCCTCGCCCGCACTCGGGCCCACAGCACCGCCCTCCAGGCCCTGGGTTCCAGCCGCTTCCACGCGGTCGCCGACAACATCGCCGTCCTGGCCAGCGAAGTCCCCCTGTCCCAGACCGCCGCCACCACCCCGCTCCTTCCCCTCGCCGCCGCAGCCGAGGACCGCCTCAACGACGCCGTCACCGCCCTCCCCCTGGTCACCGCGGGCCACCCCTACAACGCCGAGGCCCTCGTTCACGGCCTCTCCCCGGACCCGTCCCCCCACCCCCAGGACGCCCCCTGGCACCAGGTCCGCCTGCTGCTGCGCCTGCACCGTTACGCCCGCGAGGTCCTCCACAACGCCGAGATCGTCGACGTACGCCTGCTCGCGGCCGGCGAAGCGCTGGACCGCCACCGCGACGCGTCCGAGGCGGCGGCCGCCGCGGCACAGGCGGCGCGCACCCCGCGTATCGCCCCGGCCACCGCGTACGCCCTCGGCGTGCTCCACGCCGACCAGCGCCACGAGGTGGAGGCCGCGAGATTCGCCTTCCAGCGGGCCTGGCAGAAGGAAACAGTCAGCACCCCCTAG
- a CDS encoding NUDIX hydrolase — translation MSSPDTTTVHAAGCVLWRRSPIDGELEICLVHRPKYDDWSHPKGKLKRGEDALAGALREVAEETGYEATPGTRLSTVRYLANGRPKQVQYWAAEATAGAFTPNTEVDRILWLPPTAARNRLTQQRDRALIDELLAALHLA, via the coding sequence GTGAGCTCTCCCGACACGACCACCGTCCACGCGGCCGGCTGCGTTCTGTGGCGCCGCTCCCCCATCGACGGCGAGCTGGAGATCTGCCTCGTCCACCGGCCGAAATACGACGACTGGTCGCACCCGAAGGGCAAGCTGAAGCGCGGCGAGGACGCGCTCGCCGGCGCGCTGCGCGAGGTGGCGGAGGAGACCGGTTACGAGGCGACCCCGGGCACCAGGCTGTCCACCGTCCGCTATCTGGCGAACGGCCGCCCCAAGCAGGTCCAGTACTGGGCGGCGGAGGCCACGGCCGGGGCGTTCACCCCGAACACCGAGGTGGACCGCATCCTCTGGCTTCCTCCGACGGCGGCCCGCAACCGTCTGACCCAGCAGCGGGACCGCGCGCTGATCGACGAGCTCCTGGCGGCACTGCATCTCGCATGA